Proteins encoded together in one Miscanthus floridulus cultivar M001 unplaced genomic scaffold, ASM1932011v1 fs_833_1_2, whole genome shotgun sequence window:
- the LOC136533269 gene encoding uncharacterized protein — protein MAKLASSSTFALDFLRRLLCAHSAGGSAYDRPGSAAAARHTCTPETEDPPRSPCIVARLMGLDAMPPEAPAPAPHAQPQPQRTPPLRRSRSASSAEGSPGHWEWDRDTQQQPPRVVRASTSLRERPAYLRQESDEFLLLSFSPEDQDPERERDVREELDFLLAAAEAEATATRRSGRVRSDAPGSKQRRNGRRRRLRFADDEAESAGRVVLRRRTPAVECDAHHSSPVSVLEEHDESSTTTTTSSS, from the coding sequence ATGGCGAAGCTGGCGTCGTCCTCCACGTTCGCGCTCGACTTCCTGCGCCGCCTCCTGTGCGCGCACAGCGCCGGCGGCAGTGCCTACGACCGTCCCGGTTCCGCCGCCGCGGCCCGCCACACGTGCACGCCGGAGACGGAGGATCCGCCGAGGAGCCCCTGCATTGTGGCCCGGCTCATGGGCCTGGACGCGATGCCGCCcgaggcgccggcgccggcgccgcacgCCCAGCCCCAGCCCCAGCGGACGCCCCCGCTGCGGCGGAGCCGCTCCGCGAGCTCCGCGGAGGGGTCTCCGGGCCACTGGGAGTGGGACCGGGacacgcagcagcagccgccgcgggTGGTCCGGGCGTCCACGTCGCTGCGGGAGAGGCCGGCGTACCTGAGGCAGGAGAGCGACGAGTTCCTGCTCCTCAGCTTCAGCCCCGAGGACCAGGACCCGGAGCGGGAGCGCGACGTCAGGGAGGAACTCGACTTCCTGCTTGCCGCCGCGGAGGCGGAGGCCACGGCCACGAGGCGCAGCGGGAGGGTCAGGTCGGACGCGCCTGGGAGTAAGCAGAGGAGGAACGGGCGCCGCCGCAGGCTGCGGTTTGCCGACGACGAGGCGGAGTCGGCGGGCCGTGTCGTCCTCCGCaggaggacgccggcggtggagTGCGACGCGCACCACTCGAGCCCGGTTTCCGTGCTGGAGGAGCATGACGAgtcgtccaccaccaccaccacctcttcTTCC